The Agromyces marinus genome window below encodes:
- a CDS encoding FadR/GntR family transcriptional regulator, with the protein MASTPAPDGAPIRSRSNVVIDGIREMITSGELMAGSRLPVERELGARLGVSRGPLREGVRALVVLGVLETRQGDGTYVTSLEPGQLLEPLGMLAELQSPENSVHLLGVRRVLEPEAAAHAALRITEDELARARGILDRGEAILEVDGQIDLEATIDVDTEFHRLIATASGNPAFAAIIEALVSRTARARLWRAIHQGGAVHDTQREHRAILEALEAGDPDRARIRMSVHVLGVEEFTASRVDELPAEAPDEG; encoded by the coding sequence ATGGCCAGCACGCCCGCGCCCGACGGCGCTCCGATCCGCTCCCGCTCGAACGTCGTGATCGACGGCATCCGCGAGATGATCACGAGCGGTGAACTCATGGCGGGCTCGCGCCTGCCGGTCGAACGCGAACTCGGCGCGCGGCTCGGCGTCTCGCGGGGCCCGCTCCGCGAGGGCGTCCGGGCGCTCGTGGTCCTCGGCGTGCTGGAGACCAGGCAGGGCGACGGCACGTACGTGACCTCGCTCGAACCCGGCCAGTTGCTCGAGCCCCTCGGGATGCTCGCCGAACTGCAGAGTCCCGAGAACAGCGTGCACCTGCTCGGCGTGCGGCGCGTGCTCGAACCCGAGGCCGCGGCGCACGCGGCGCTGCGGATCACCGAGGACGAGCTCGCGCGGGCGCGCGGCATCCTCGACCGCGGCGAGGCGATCCTGGAGGTCGACGGCCAGATCGACCTCGAGGCGACCATCGACGTCGACACCGAGTTCCATCGGCTGATCGCGACGGCGAGCGGCAACCCGGCCTTCGCGGCGATCATCGAGGCGCTCGTGAGCCGAACGGCGCGTGCGCGGCTGTGGCGCGCCATCCATCAGGGCGGAGCCGTGCACGACACGCAGCGCGAGCACCGTGCGATCCTCGAGGCGCTCGAAGCTGGCGATCCCGACCGGGCCCGCATCCGCATGAGCGTCCACGTGCTCGGCGTCGAGGAGTTCACCGCGAGTCGCGTCGACGAGCTGCCCGCCGAGGCCCCCGACGAGGGCTGA
- a CDS encoding amidohydrolase family protein, whose product MSGIIDAHQHVWSLERAEYRWLTPEAGVLYRDFEMAEVLPSFARAGVTGTVLVQSADNDDDTEHMFAVAETEPRVLGVVGYVPLHEPERAASRLEELRGRVRFCGIRNLIHDRPDPGWLRRDDVDEGLGILEAAGVPFDVVGVLPEHLEAVLEVSDRHPDLDLVLDHLNKPPIGAGDHEPWASLIAKVAENPRVHAKVSGLYSAVGDPADWSVETVRPMFDHALAVFGPDRLMYGGDWPVSLIAGGYDRVFDGIDELLSGLDPRERGAILAGTARRFYSLPDAPPETEGTTP is encoded by the coding sequence ATGAGCGGGATCATCGACGCGCACCAGCACGTCTGGAGCCTCGAGCGCGCGGAGTACCGCTGGCTGACGCCCGAGGCCGGCGTGCTCTACCGCGACTTCGAGATGGCGGAGGTCCTGCCGTCGTTCGCGCGGGCGGGCGTGACCGGCACCGTGCTCGTCCAGTCCGCCGACAACGACGACGACACCGAGCACATGTTCGCCGTCGCCGAGACCGAGCCGCGCGTGCTCGGGGTGGTCGGCTACGTCCCGCTGCACGAACCCGAGCGGGCGGCATCCCGCCTCGAGGAACTCCGCGGCAGGGTGCGCTTCTGCGGCATCCGCAACCTCATCCACGACCGACCCGACCCGGGCTGGCTCCGGCGCGACGACGTCGACGAGGGGCTCGGCATCCTCGAGGCCGCCGGCGTGCCGTTCGACGTCGTCGGCGTGCTGCCCGAGCACCTCGAAGCCGTGCTCGAGGTCTCGGACCGGCATCCCGACCTCGACCTCGTGCTCGACCACCTCAACAAGCCGCCGATCGGCGCCGGCGACCACGAGCCGTGGGCCTCGCTCATCGCGAAGGTCGCCGAGAACCCGCGCGTGCACGCCAAGGTCTCGGGCCTGTACTCCGCCGTCGGCGACCCCGCCGACTGGAGCGTCGAGACCGTCCGGCCCATGTTCGACCACGCGCTCGCCGTCTTCGGGCCCGACCGCCTCATGTACGGCGGCGACTGGCCGGTCTCGCTCATCGCCGGCGGCTACGACCGGGTGTTCGACGGCATCGACGAACTCCTGTCCGGCCTCGACCCCCGCGAGCGCGGCGCGATCCTCGCGGGGACCGCTCGCCGCTTCTACTCGCTCCCCGACGCACCCCCCGAGACGGAAGGCACCACCCCATGA
- a CDS encoding fumarylacetoacetate hydrolase family protein, whose translation MTDTFTLARLGAPGREVPVVRVGDRVLDARALTADYDAAFFAGDGVARVRDALDALPAFDGDVSRVGAPIARPGKIVCIGLNYRDHAEETGAALPEEPVIFMKDPSTMVGPNDDVLIPRNSTKTDWEVELGVVIGSTARYLDSPDDALACVAGYAVSHDVSEREFQLERGGQWDKGKSCETFNPFGPDLVPADQVADPQQLGLRLWVNGTLHQDGNTSNMLFSVAHVIWYLSQFMVLNPGDVINTGTPAGVALGLPGTPYLRAGDTVELEIDGLGRAGQRMVQA comes from the coding sequence ATGACCGACACGTTCACCCTCGCCCGACTCGGCGCCCCGGGCCGCGAGGTCCCCGTCGTGCGCGTCGGCGACCGCGTCCTCGACGCGCGCGCCCTCACCGCCGACTACGACGCCGCGTTCTTCGCCGGCGACGGGGTCGCCCGGGTGCGCGACGCGCTCGACGCACTGCCCGCGTTCGACGGCGACGTCTCGCGCGTCGGGGCACCGATCGCACGCCCCGGCAAGATCGTCTGCATCGGCCTGAACTACCGCGACCACGCCGAGGAGACCGGTGCCGCGCTTCCCGAGGAGCCCGTCATCTTCATGAAGGACCCGTCGACGATGGTCGGGCCGAACGACGACGTGCTGATCCCGCGGAACTCGACGAAGACCGACTGGGAGGTCGAGCTCGGGGTCGTCATCGGCTCGACGGCGCGCTACCTCGACTCGCCAGACGACGCGCTCGCGTGCGTGGCCGGGTACGCCGTCTCGCACGACGTCTCCGAGCGCGAGTTCCAGCTCGAACGGGGCGGCCAGTGGGACAAGGGCAAGAGCTGCGAGACCTTCAACCCGTTCGGTCCCGATCTCGTTCCGGCCGACCAGGTCGCCGACCCGCAGCAGCTGGGCCTGCGGCTGTGGGTCAACGGCACGCTGCACCAGGACGGCAACACCTCGAACATGCTCTTCAGCGTGGCGCACGTGATCTGGTACCTCAGCCAGTTCATGGTGCTGAACCCCGGTGACGTCATCAACACCGGCACCCCGGCGGGCGTCGCGCTCGGCCTGCCCGGCACGCCCTACCTGCGCGCGGGCGACACGGTCGAACTCGAGATCGACGGACTCGGGCGTGCGGGCCAGCGGATGGTGCAGGCATGA
- a CDS encoding SDR family NAD(P)-dependent oxidoreductase — translation MSAGEFDGLVAVVTGGASGIGLAAAEALAARGARVAVLDRSVDGLTESLAGFAADVADRASVSAAVDAIAERFGGIDILVNNAGISAVGTVEENDDEEWARVLDVNVIGMARVTAAALPWLRRSEAASVVNLCSIAALNGLPQRALYSASKGAVLALTYAMATDHVGEGVRVNCVSPATVATPFVERMLQGFADPVAERAALDARQATGRMVTPEEVAGAIVYLASPSSGSTTGTALEIDGGITHLRPRPAGARA, via the coding sequence ATGAGCGCGGGCGAGTTCGACGGGCTCGTCGCCGTCGTCACGGGCGGAGCCTCGGGCATCGGCCTCGCCGCGGCCGAGGCCCTGGCCGCACGCGGCGCACGCGTCGCGGTGCTCGACCGATCCGTCGACGGCCTGACCGAGTCGCTGGCCGGGTTCGCCGCCGACGTCGCGGACCGCGCGTCCGTCTCCGCCGCGGTCGACGCGATCGCGGAACGCTTCGGCGGGATCGACATCCTCGTCAACAACGCGGGCATCAGCGCCGTCGGCACGGTCGAGGAGAACGACGACGAGGAATGGGCCCGCGTGCTCGACGTCAACGTGATCGGCATGGCCCGCGTCACCGCCGCGGCGCTGCCGTGGCTGCGACGCTCGGAGGCGGCATCCGTCGTCAACCTCTGCTCGATCGCGGCCCTGAACGGCCTCCCGCAGCGCGCGCTCTACTCGGCGTCCAAGGGTGCCGTGCTCGCGCTCACCTACGCGATGGCGACCGACCACGTCGGCGAGGGCGTCCGCGTGAACTGCGTGAGCCCGGCGACCGTCGCGACCCCGTTCGTCGAACGCATGCTGCAGGGCTTCGCCGACCCCGTCGCCGAGCGGGCCGCGCTCGACGCGCGCCAGGCGACCGGCCGCATGGTCACTCCGGAAGAGGTCGCCGGGGCGATCGTGTACCTCGCGAGCCCGTCGTCCGGGTCGACCACGGGCACCGCGCTCGAGATCGACGGCGGCATCACCCACCTCCGCCCGCGACCGGCCGGGGCGCGCGCATGA
- a CDS encoding L-rhamnose mutarotase, translating to MSGRPRVRRLASVIGLPAEHREEYERLHADVWPKVLERLTASNIRNYSIYRHGEVLFAYMEYVGDDLEADMAAIAADPETQRWWSVCEPLQRPFAERAEGEWWMEVPEVFHLD from the coding sequence ATGAGCGGGCGACCGCGCGTGCGGCGCCTCGCCTCGGTCATCGGCCTGCCGGCCGAGCACCGCGAGGAATACGAGCGGCTGCACGCCGACGTCTGGCCGAAGGTGCTCGAGCGGCTGACCGCGAGCAACATCCGCAACTACTCGATCTACCGTCACGGCGAGGTGCTCTTCGCCTACATGGAGTACGTCGGCGACGACCTCGAGGCCGACATGGCCGCGATCGCCGCCGACCCCGAGACGCAGCGCTGGTGGTCGGTGTGCGAGCCGCTGCAGCGGCCGTTCGCCGAACGCGCGGAGGGCGAGTGGTGGATGGAGGTCCCGGAGGTCTTTCACCTGGACTGA
- a CDS encoding acyl-CoA dehydrogenase family protein — translation MSTTESSESSESTATPGREPDEQQSRAVAEAAREQDWRRPSFAKGLYLGQFDLSLIHPHPRPDPERRERGERFIADLEAFLRTVDGTAIERDARIPDEVFQGLAEVGAFGMKIPVEYGGLGLGQYWYNHALAMIGTVNASIGALLSAHQSVGVPEPLVLAGTEEQRRRFLPRCAAGAISAFLLTEPEVGSDPARLRATAVPTEDGTEYVLDGTKLWTTNGVVAELLVVMARVPASDGHRGGISAFVVEADSPGITVHRRNAFMGLRGLENGLTSLRGVRVPAENLIGREGEGLKIALTTLNAGRLAIPAICAGAAKWSLKIAREWSAARVQWGRPVGEHAAIAHKVAFIAATTFALDAVVDLSGTLADEGRKDIRIEAALAKLWASEMAWKIADELVQIRGGRGFETAASLAARGERAVAAEQLLRDLRINRIFEGSTEIMQLLIAREAVDAHLTAAGDLIDPHLDVTAKLKAAASASGFYARWLPKLVAGKGYLPTSYDEFGALARHLRYVERTSRKLARSTFTGMARWQGDLEHRQGFLARVVDVGAELFAVSAACARAAMIAADAPEDGRAATQLADVFAEQSRHRTEALLHDLWHNTDAEDERLASRVLDGAYAWLETGILDPSEGTGPWITEEIPADAMADVHRRVVRRD, via the coding sequence GTGAGCACCACCGAGTCCAGCGAGTCCAGCGAGTCCACCGCAACGCCGGGCCGCGAGCCCGACGAACAGCAGTCCCGCGCGGTCGCCGAAGCCGCCCGCGAGCAGGACTGGCGCAGGCCCAGCTTCGCGAAGGGCCTCTACCTCGGCCAGTTCGACCTGTCGCTCATCCACCCGCACCCCCGCCCCGACCCAGAGCGCCGCGAACGCGGCGAGCGATTCATCGCCGACCTCGAGGCGTTCCTGCGCACGGTCGACGGCACGGCGATCGAACGCGACGCGCGGATTCCGGACGAGGTGTTCCAGGGCCTCGCCGAGGTGGGCGCGTTCGGCATGAAGATCCCCGTCGAGTACGGCGGGCTCGGGCTCGGGCAGTACTGGTACAACCATGCGCTCGCGATGATCGGCACCGTCAACGCGAGCATCGGGGCACTGCTCTCGGCGCACCAGTCGGTGGGCGTGCCGGAACCGCTCGTGCTCGCCGGCACCGAGGAGCAGCGGCGCCGCTTCCTGCCGCGGTGCGCGGCGGGCGCGATCAGCGCGTTCCTGCTCACCGAACCCGAGGTCGGCTCAGACCCGGCCCGGCTGCGAGCCACCGCCGTGCCGACGGAGGACGGCACCGAGTACGTGCTCGACGGCACCAAGCTCTGGACGACCAACGGCGTCGTCGCCGAACTGCTCGTCGTCATGGCCCGCGTGCCCGCCTCCGACGGGCACCGCGGCGGCATCAGCGCGTTCGTCGTCGAGGCCGACTCCCCCGGCATCACCGTGCACCGCCGCAACGCGTTCATGGGGCTTCGTGGGCTCGAGAACGGGCTGACCTCGCTGCGCGGCGTCCGCGTCCCGGCCGAGAACCTCATCGGGCGCGAGGGCGAGGGCCTGAAGATCGCGCTCACCACGCTGAACGCGGGCAGGCTCGCCATTCCCGCGATCTGCGCGGGCGCCGCCAAGTGGAGCCTGAAGATCGCGCGCGAGTGGTCCGCGGCGCGCGTGCAGTGGGGGCGCCCGGTGGGCGAGCACGCGGCGATCGCGCACAAGGTCGCGTTCATCGCCGCGACGACGTTCGCGCTCGACGCGGTCGTCGACCTGTCGGGCACACTCGCCGACGAGGGTCGCAAGGACATCCGCATCGAGGCCGCGCTCGCGAAGCTGTGGGCGTCCGAGATGGCGTGGAAGATCGCCGACGAGCTCGTGCAGATCCGGGGCGGCCGCGGGTTCGAGACCGCCGCGTCGCTCGCTGCCCGCGGCGAGCGTGCCGTCGCCGCCGAGCAGCTGCTGCGCGACCTCCGGATCAACCGCATCTTCGAGGGGTCGACCGAGATCATGCAGCTCCTCATCGCGCGCGAGGCCGTCGACGCGCACCTCACCGCGGCGGGCGACCTCATCGACCCGCACCTCGACGTGACCGCGAAGCTCAAGGCCGCAGCGTCGGCGAGCGGGTTCTACGCGCGCTGGCTGCCCAAGCTCGTCGCGGGCAAGGGGTACCTGCCCACCTCGTACGACGAGTTCGGCGCGCTCGCGCGCCACCTCCGCTACGTCGAGCGGACGAGCCGCAAGCTCGCACGTTCGACGTTCACCGGGATGGCCCGCTGGCAGGGCGACCTCGAGCACCGGCAGGGGTTCCTCGCACGCGTCGTCGACGTCGGCGCCGAGCTGTTCGCGGTTTCGGCGGCGTGCGCGCGCGCCGCGATGATCGCGGCCGACGCACCCGAGGACGGCCGGGCCGCCACCCAGCTCGCGGACGTGTTCGCCGAGCAGTCCCGCCACCGCACCGAGGCGCTGCTCCACGACCTCTGGCACAACACCGACGCCGAGGACGAACGCCTCGCATCGCGCGTGCTCGACGGCGCCTACGCGTGGCTCGAGACCGGGATCCTCGACCCGAGCGAGGGCACCGGCCCGTGGATCACCGAGGAGATCCCGGCCGACGCGATGGCCGACGTGCACCGGCGGGTCGTCCGCCGCGACTGA
- a CDS encoding ASCH domain-containing protein, which yields MWEAYRTAHPAEATDAEPPSVEVFGDHAALTDELLGLVLDGTKRATAGLVAEFAAEGQPLPRIGSHWIACDSTGRPRVVLRSTELRIGPFDSVDAAFAYDEGEGDRSLASWRENHRRYWQRVASALGIDWGVDQPVVFERFVVAWPDEVRDRT from the coding sequence ATGTGGGAGGCGTACCGCACGGCGCACCCCGCTGAGGCGACGGATGCCGAACCACCGTCGGTCGAGGTGTTCGGCGACCACGCCGCACTCACCGACGAACTCCTCGGGCTCGTGCTCGACGGCACGAAGCGTGCGACGGCGGGCCTCGTGGCCGAGTTCGCCGCGGAGGGGCAGCCACTGCCCCGGATCGGCAGTCACTGGATCGCGTGCGACTCGACTGGCCGACCGCGGGTTGTCCTGCGCAGCACCGAGCTCCGGATCGGACCGTTCGACAGCGTGGACGCGGCGTTCGCCTACGACGAGGGCGAGGGCGACCGGTCGCTCGCGTCGTGGCGCGAGAACCACCGCAGATACTGGCAGCGCGTGGCATCCGCTCTCGGCATCGACTGGGGCGTAGACCAGCCGGTCGTGTTCGAGCGCTTCGTGGTCGCGTGGCCAGACGAGGTGCGCGACCGCACCTGA
- a CDS encoding ABC transporter permease: MTTHALADTGVLTGRSLTHVLRSPDTIVTTAVTPIALMLLFVYVFGGAIDTGGAGSYIDYMLPGILLITVASGVAYTAYRLFLDLQGGIFERFQSMPIARSSVLWAHVLTSLVANLVALAIVVGVALIMGFRTGASAGSWLAVAGILVLFTLALTWLAVVAGLSAKTVDGASAFSYPLIFLPFISSAFVPTDSMPAPVAWFAENQPVTSIVDTIRALFAGEPVGTDIWVALAWLVGILLVAYVVALAKYRRRLG, encoded by the coding sequence ATGACCACTCACGCCCTCGCCGACACCGGCGTCCTCACCGGCAGGTCGTTGACGCACGTCCTCCGCAGCCCAGACACGATCGTCACGACGGCGGTCACGCCGATCGCGCTCATGCTGCTGTTCGTCTACGTCTTCGGCGGCGCGATCGACACCGGCGGAGCCGGGTCGTACATCGACTACATGCTCCCGGGCATCCTGCTCATCACGGTCGCCTCGGGCGTCGCGTACACCGCGTACCGGCTGTTCCTCGACCTGCAGGGCGGCATCTTCGAGCGTTTCCAGTCCATGCCGATCGCGAGGTCGAGCGTGCTCTGGGCGCACGTGCTGACCTCGCTCGTCGCGAACCTCGTCGCGCTCGCGATCGTGGTCGGCGTCGCCCTGATCATGGGGTTCCGCACGGGAGCGTCGGCGGGTTCATGGCTGGCGGTGGCGGGCATCCTGGTGCTGTTCACGCTCGCGCTCACGTGGCTCGCGGTCGTCGCCGGCCTCTCGGCGAAGACGGTCGACGGCGCGAGCGCGTTCAGCTACCCGCTCATCTTCCTGCCGTTCATCAGCTCGGCGTTCGTGCCGACGGACTCGATGCCCGCGCCGGTCGCCTGGTTCGCCGAGAACCAGCCGGTCACCTCGATCGTCGACACCATCCGCGCCCTGTTCGCGGGCGAGCCCGTCGGCACCGACATCTGGGTGGCGCTCGCGTGGCTGGTCGGCATCCTGCTGGTCGCCTACGTCGTCGCGCTCGCGAAGTACCGCCGCCGGCTCGGCTGA
- a CDS encoding ABC transporter ATP-binding protein has protein sequence MNTATSRAPAIRVQGIEKAFGEVEVLRGADFEVERGTVFALLGSNGAGKTTLVRIMSTLLAADAGIATVNGHDVVAAPAEVRESISLTGQFAAVDDVLTGRENLVLVARLRHLEHPRRIADDLLARFSLTEAGGRRAATYSGGMRRRLDIAMSLIGDPAVIFLDEPTTGLDPQARIDVWKSVRALADSGTTVLLTTQYLDEAEQLADRIAILHGGRIIRNGTLDELRRELPAAKVEYVEKQPSLEEVFLALVGEPTEEEQAS, from the coding sequence ATGAACACCGCGACATCCCGCGCGCCCGCGATCCGGGTGCAGGGCATCGAGAAGGCCTTCGGAGAGGTCGAGGTCCTGCGGGGCGCCGACTTCGAGGTCGAGCGCGGCACCGTCTTCGCCCTCCTCGGGTCGAACGGGGCGGGCAAGACCACGCTGGTCAGGATCATGAGCACACTGCTGGCAGCGGATGCCGGCATCGCGACGGTGAACGGCCACGACGTGGTCGCGGCGCCCGCCGAGGTGCGCGAGTCGATCAGCCTGACCGGCCAGTTCGCCGCGGTCGACGACGTGCTCACCGGGAGGGAGAACCTCGTCCTGGTCGCACGGCTTCGCCACCTGGAGCACCCCAGGCGGATCGCCGACGACCTGCTCGCCCGGTTCTCGCTCACCGAGGCCGGCGGCCGGAGGGCCGCGACCTACTCGGGCGGCATGCGGCGGCGACTCGACATCGCCATGAGCCTCATCGGCGACCCGGCCGTGATCTTCCTCGACGAGCCCACCACCGGGCTCGACCCGCAGGCCCGCATCGACGTCTGGAAGTCCGTGCGGGCCCTGGCCGACTCGGGCACCACGGTGCTGCTGACGACGCAGTACCTCGACGAGGCCGAGCAGTTGGCCGATCGCATCGCGATCCTGCACGGCGGGCGGATCATCCGGAACGGCACGCTCGACGAGCTCAGGCGAGAGCTGCCGGCCGCGAAGGTCGAGTACGTCGAGAAGCAGCCGTCGCTCGAGGAGGTCTTCCTCGCGCTCGTCGGCGAACCGACCGAAGAGGAGCAGGCATCATGA
- a CDS encoding DUF1048 domain-containing protein, translating into MAAKWIETITGSLDDKKQYKQYKARLEALPGAHRTAAQALDRYVLYAGGITKSDVMLTMLDDLATLFEQAAADGTPVRAIVGEDPVAFAEEFLANYVDGQWITKEKQRLTDAIERAEADES; encoded by the coding sequence ATGGCCGCCAAGTGGATCGAGACGATCACCGGATCGCTCGACGACAAGAAGCAGTACAAGCAGTACAAGGCACGGCTCGAGGCGCTGCCCGGCGCCCACCGCACCGCAGCCCAGGCCCTCGACCGCTACGTGCTCTACGCGGGCGGCATCACGAAGAGCGACGTGATGCTCACGATGCTCGACGATCTCGCCACGCTCTTCGAGCAGGCGGCGGCCGACGGCACGCCCGTCCGCGCGATCGTCGGCGAGGACCCCGTCGCGTTCGCCGAGGAGTTCCTCGCGAACTACGTCGACGGGCAGTGGATCACCAAGGAGAAGCAGCGGCTGACCGACGCGATCGAACGCGCCGAAGCCGACGAGAGCTGA
- a CDS encoding PadR family transcriptional regulator, whose amino-acid sequence MGKQMTEMLKGTLEGIVLALLASAPAYGYEITARLREQGFADIAEGTVYALLVRIEQRGLVDVVKVPSEKGPPRKVYTLNDRGRSDLDEFWRTWGFLADRIEQLHRKED is encoded by the coding sequence GTGGGCAAGCAGATGACCGAGATGCTCAAGGGCACGCTCGAGGGCATCGTGCTGGCGCTGCTGGCGAGCGCGCCGGCGTACGGCTACGAGATCACCGCGCGTCTGCGCGAGCAGGGGTTCGCCGACATCGCCGAGGGTACCGTCTACGCCCTGCTCGTGCGGATCGAGCAGCGCGGGCTCGTCGATGTCGTCAAGGTCCCCTCCGAGAAGGGGCCGCCGCGCAAGGTCTACACGCTCAACGACCGGGGTCGCAGCGACCTCGACGAGTTCTGGCGGACGTGGGGCTTCCTCGCGGACCGCATCGAACAACTCCACCGGAAGGAAGACTGA
- a CDS encoding Lrp/AsnC family transcriptional regulator gives MDATDRRILAELQQDGRLSLTDLADRVRLSMSPTHRRLRALEASGAITGYRAVIDPERVGLGFGALVFVTMEQANRATVPTFDAAVAEIPEVIQALRLFGDPDYLLRVAVPDLAAYQRLWDERLSALPGVRRVESTLVMKTIVDDRPLPI, from the coding sequence ATGGATGCCACGGACCGGAGAATCCTTGCCGAGCTGCAGCAGGACGGGCGGTTGAGCCTCACCGACCTCGCCGATCGCGTGCGGCTCAGCATGTCGCCGACGCACCGGCGCCTGCGCGCGCTCGAGGCATCCGGCGCCATCACGGGGTACCGGGCGGTCATCGATCCGGAGCGCGTCGGGCTCGGCTTCGGGGCGCTCGTGTTCGTCACCATGGAGCAGGCGAACCGCGCGACCGTCCCGACGTTCGACGCGGCGGTCGCCGAGATCCCGGAGGTCATCCAGGCGCTGCGGCTCTTCGGCGACCCCGACTACCTGCTGCGCGTCGCCGTGCCCGACCTCGCCGCGTACCAGCGGCTGTGGGATGAGCGGCTCTCGGCGTTGCCCGGCGTGCGCCGGGTCGAGTCGACGCTCGTGATGAAGACGATCGTCGACGACCGGCCGCTGCCGATCTGA
- a CDS encoding LysE family translocator: MDAQLLLACSVMMVLMVLLPGPDWAYILAAGMRERSILPSLAGILVGYLATVSAVAIGVGAAVAALPGFIVALTFAAAVYLAYLGVRVLRDPPVVVAQGAGTEADAGGARAVASARPWLRLAQGAGVSGLNPKGLLVLVVLLPQFTDAAGSWPIPVQLAVLGLIFVAACALVYSVVGYGARTVLRMRPSAMRVVSRVSGASMIVLAVVLVVEQVAHVVQA; the protein is encoded by the coding sequence GTGGACGCCCAACTGCTGCTCGCGTGCTCGGTCATGATGGTCCTGATGGTGCTGCTGCCAGGACCGGACTGGGCGTACATCCTCGCGGCGGGCATGCGCGAGCGCAGCATCCTGCCGTCGCTCGCGGGCATCCTCGTCGGGTACCTCGCAACGGTGTCGGCCGTCGCGATCGGCGTCGGCGCGGCCGTCGCCGCGCTGCCCGGCTTCATCGTCGCCCTCACGTTCGCGGCGGCCGTCTACCTCGCCTACCTCGGGGTCCGGGTCCTGCGTGACCCGCCGGTGGTGGTCGCGCAGGGCGCGGGAACCGAAGCGGATGCCGGTGGCGCTCGAGCCGTGGCATCCGCTCGCCCCTGGCTGCGCCTCGCGCAGGGCGCCGGGGTCTCGGGGCTCAACCCGAAGGGCCTGCTCGTGCTCGTGGTGCTGCTGCCGCAGTTCACGGATGCCGCGGGGTCGTGGCCGATCCCCGTGCAACTGGCCGTGCTCGGCCTCATCTTCGTCGCGGCGTGCGCGCTCGTGTACTCGGTCGTCGGCTACGGCGCGCGGACGGTGCTCCGGATGCGACCGTCGGCGATGCGCGTGGTGTCGCGCGTGTCGGGTGCGTCGATGATCGTGCTCGCGGTCGTGCTCGTCGTCGAGCAGGTGGCGCACGTCGTGCAGGCGTAG
- a CDS encoding GyrI-like domain-containing protein: MDGEPAGHAKYDVKKAHRGLYAPGAGDFVLVDVPPMQYLAVDGHGDPNTAPQYGIAVEALFGTAYAVKFASKRMSGRDFVVAPLEGLWWADDPASFSARRKDEWSWRLLIHQPDWIDQAAVAAAVEATRAKRENPALDRLRLERLHEGQSAQILHVGPYDAEAPTLARLHDEWMPGRGLTFAGPHHEIYLSDARRTAPERLRTVLRQPVRRAAGADAAL, from the coding sequence GTGGACGGGGAACCCGCGGGGCACGCGAAGTACGACGTCAAGAAGGCCCACCGCGGGCTGTACGCGCCCGGCGCAGGCGACTTCGTGCTCGTCGACGTGCCGCCCATGCAGTACCTCGCGGTCGACGGGCACGGCGATCCGAACACCGCTCCGCAGTACGGAATCGCCGTCGAGGCGTTGTTCGGCACCGCGTACGCGGTGAAGTTCGCGAGCAAGCGGATGTCGGGGCGCGACTTCGTCGTCGCGCCGCTCGAAGGGCTGTGGTGGGCGGATGATCCGGCGTCGTTCAGCGCACGCCGGAAGGACGAGTGGAGTTGGCGGCTGCTCATCCACCAGCCGGACTGGATCGACCAGGCCGCGGTCGCAGCCGCCGTCGAGGCGACCCGCGCCAAGCGCGAGAACCCGGCGCTCGACCGGCTGCGGCTGGAACGGCTGCACGAGGGGCAGTCCGCGCAGATCCTGCACGTCGGCCCGTACGACGCGGAGGCGCCGACGCTCGCGCGGCTGCACGACGAGTGGATGCCCGGGCGCGGACTGACCTTCGCCGGCCCGCACCACGAGATCTACCTGAGCGACGCGCGCCGCACGGCTCCGGAGCGGCTCCGGACGGTGTTGCGCCAACCGGTCCGTCGCGCGGCCGGCGCCGACGCGGCGCTGTAG